The Pseudomonas parafulva genome includes a window with the following:
- the dnaX gene encoding DNA polymerase III subunit gamma/tau, translated as MSYQVLARKWRPRSFREMVGQAHVLKALINALDNQRLHHAYLFTGTRGVGKTTIARIIAKCLNCETGITSTPCGTCSVCREIDEGRFVDLIEIDAASRTKVEDTRELLDNVQYAPSRGRFKVYLIDEVHMLSTHSFNALLKTLEEPPPYVKFILATTDPQKLPATILSRCLQFSLKNMSPERVVEHLSHVLEAENVPFEADALWLLGRAADGSMRDAMSLTDQAIAFGEGKVLAADVRAMLGSLDHGQVYGVLQALLEGDARALLEAVRNLAEQGPDWAGVLAEMLNVLHRVAIAQALPEAVDNGQGDRERVLALAAALPAEDVQFYYQMGLIGRRDLPLAPDPRGGFEMVLLRMLAFRPADADGAPRPVLKPVGISQATADSVEPVAPPAAVAQPVSEPVASAPSAPVIEVPAPATADHEPEAERDRELEAEISAISVPEPIAPVVDLPWEEPAAPAVPEPQPAPAPVAAKPAPAQQAPAHDDVPPFDPGAYASVGMDRDDEPPLDEDYYAGESDPVGFSYLDELAEHVQEQPQAAAEPLPAAKPATGLALQWLELFPQLPVSGMTGNIAANCTLIAADGDDWLLHLDPGQGALFNATQQRRLNEALNQHLGRTLNLRIELIRPEQETPAQAAARKRLERQHEAEASIEHDPLIQQMIKLFGAKVRHDTIEPVEALASQGQ; from the coding sequence ATGAGTTATCAGGTTCTTGCACGTAAATGGCGTCCGCGCTCGTTTCGCGAAATGGTCGGCCAGGCCCATGTGCTCAAGGCCTTGATCAACGCGCTGGACAACCAGCGCCTGCACCATGCCTACCTGTTCACCGGCACGCGCGGCGTAGGCAAGACTACCATCGCGCGCATCATCGCCAAATGCCTGAACTGCGAAACCGGTATCACCTCCACGCCCTGCGGTACCTGCTCGGTCTGCCGGGAAATCGATGAAGGGCGTTTCGTCGACCTGATCGAGATCGACGCCGCCAGCCGTACCAAGGTCGAGGATACCCGCGAGCTGCTGGACAATGTCCAGTACGCGCCGAGCCGTGGTCGCTTCAAGGTCTACCTGATCGACGAAGTGCACATGCTCTCGACCCATTCCTTCAACGCGTTGCTCAAGACGCTGGAAGAACCACCGCCCTACGTCAAGTTCATCCTCGCCACCACCGACCCGCAGAAACTGCCGGCTACCATTCTTTCGCGCTGCCTTCAGTTCTCCTTGAAGAACATGAGCCCGGAGCGTGTGGTCGAGCACCTGAGCCACGTGCTCGAGGCCGAGAACGTGCCGTTCGAAGCCGATGCGCTGTGGTTGCTCGGCCGTGCGGCCGACGGCTCGATGCGCGATGCCATGAGCCTGACCGACCAGGCCATTGCCTTCGGTGAAGGCAAGGTGCTGGCTGCCGATGTGCGCGCCATGCTCGGCAGCCTGGACCACGGCCAGGTGTACGGGGTGCTGCAGGCATTGCTCGAAGGGGATGCACGCGCACTGCTCGAAGCCGTGCGCAACCTGGCCGAGCAGGGCCCGGACTGGGCCGGGGTGCTGGCCGAAATGCTCAACGTGCTGCACCGCGTGGCCATCGCCCAGGCCTTGCCCGAGGCGGTGGACAACGGCCAGGGTGACCGGGAGCGCGTGCTGGCCCTGGCTGCTGCCTTGCCGGCCGAAGACGTACAGTTCTATTACCAGATGGGCCTGATAGGGCGGCGTGACCTGCCCTTGGCGCCCGACCCGCGTGGTGGCTTCGAAATGGTACTGCTGCGCATGCTGGCGTTCCGCCCGGCCGATGCGGACGGGGCCCCGAGGCCGGTGCTAAAGCCAGTGGGGATCAGCCAGGCCACAGCTGATTCCGTCGAGCCGGTGGCGCCCCCGGCAGCGGTTGCCCAACCGGTAAGCGAACCGGTTGCGTCGGCGCCGTCAGCGCCCGTGATCGAGGTGCCTGCACCAGCAACGGCCGACCATGAACCCGAAGCTGAGCGTGACCGCGAACTCGAGGCGGAAATCTCCGCCATCTCGGTGCCTGAGCCCATTGCGCCGGTTGTCGATCTGCCATGGGAAGAGCCTGCCGCACCGGCCGTGCCGGAGCCCCAGCCGGCCCCAGCACCCGTTGCTGCAAAACCTGCGCCTGCCCAACAGGCGCCAGCCCACGATGACGTACCCCCGTTCGATCCAGGTGCGTACGCGTCGGTGGGCATGGACCGCGACGATGAGCCGCCGCTCGACGAAGACTACTATGCTGGCGAAAGCGATCCGGTGGGCTTCAGCTACCTCGATGAGCTGGCCGAGCACGTCCAGGAACAACCCCAGGCCGCCGCCGAGCCGCTGCCCGCTGCCAAGCCGGCGACCGGGCTAGCCTTGCAGTGGCTGGAATTGTTCCCGCAGTTGCCTGTCTCTGGTATGACAGGCAACATCGCGGCCAACTGCACGTTGATCGCCGCCGACGGTGATGACTGGCTCCTGCACCTGGACCCGGGGCAAGGCGCGTTGTTCAACGCCACCCAGCAAAGGCGCCTGAACGAGGCGCTCAACCAGCACCTGGGGCGTACGTTGAACCTGCGCATCGAGCTGATTCGGCCCGAACAGGAAACGCCAGCCCAGGCCGCGGCCCGCAAGCGCCTTGAACGCCAGCATGAAGCCGAGGCGTCAATCGAGCACGACCCGCTGATCCAGCAGATGATCAAGCTGTTTGGCGCCAAGGTGCGGCACGATACTATTGAGCCTGTAGAGGCCCTGGCCAGTCAGGGCCAGTAA
- a CDS encoding substrate-binding periplasmic protein, whose protein sequence is MRTLLTLLLFWSAHSLAEQPVLRFSVAESWSMPLIRIENGQPVEGLLFDVMQAAAEQAGVRAEYHVMARMRLEEAMNQGDIDVRCYVSDQWLMARPKDFIWSVPLIHQRDVLVGRIGEGGPISPQRLSPQPIGTVLGYTYTTLEPLLAAHRLYREDSRSQELALQKLQAGRYRYAVSNQLSLRWFNHQRHAQLQPLAVLDEQDLGCLVRNDPDIPAQALLRALVRLKQSGEMERLLQRYGSTEEPQPAGTGT, encoded by the coding sequence GTGCGGACCCTGCTGACTTTGCTTCTTTTCTGGTCGGCTCACAGCCTGGCTGAACAGCCGGTACTGCGTTTTTCGGTGGCCGAGAGCTGGAGCATGCCGCTGATTCGCATCGAGAACGGCCAGCCGGTCGAGGGCCTGTTGTTCGATGTGATGCAGGCGGCCGCCGAGCAAGCCGGTGTACGCGCCGAATATCATGTAATGGCTCGAATGCGCCTCGAGGAGGCGATGAACCAGGGTGATATCGATGTACGTTGCTATGTCAGCGATCAGTGGCTGATGGCGCGGCCGAAGGACTTCATCTGGAGCGTGCCGCTGATTCACCAGCGCGATGTGCTGGTAGGCCGCATAGGCGAAGGCGGCCCGATTTCGCCGCAACGGTTGTCACCCCAGCCCATCGGCACCGTCCTGGGCTACACCTACACCACGCTTGAACCCCTGCTGGCGGCACACCGCCTTTACCGGGAGGATAGCCGCAGCCAGGAGCTGGCCCTGCAGAAGCTGCAAGCGGGACGGTACCGCTATGCCGTCAGCAACCAACTGTCACTGCGGTGGTTCAATCACCAGCGCCATGCGCAACTGCAGCCACTGGCGGTGCTGGACGAACAGGACCTGGGCTGCCTGGTACGCAACGACCCTGACATCCCCGCCCAAGCGCTTCTGCGCGCATTGGTGCGCCTCAAGCAGAGCGGGGAGATGGAGCGCTTGCTGCAACGCTACGGCAGCACCGAAGAGCCCCAACCCGCCGGGACGGGCACCTGA
- a CDS encoding DUF2938 domain-containing protein, which produces MGISEQWIAAIGIGVGATLVMDGWSAVSRRLGVSTLDYALVGRWAGHALRGRWRHQAIRQAPPIKHERILGWTLHYVIGVAFAMLLVITAGTPWLSAPTLWPALAVGAGTVLAPLCLMQPAMGMGFFASRTPSPWRARFKSLVNHLVFGIGMYVTALAL; this is translated from the coding sequence ATGGGCATCAGCGAACAGTGGATTGCAGCAATAGGCATCGGCGTCGGGGCCACACTGGTCATGGACGGCTGGTCGGCGGTCTCCAGGCGCCTGGGCGTTAGCACGCTCGATTACGCCTTGGTGGGTCGCTGGGCGGGGCATGCACTGCGAGGGCGCTGGCGCCACCAGGCAATCCGTCAGGCCCCGCCCATCAAGCATGAGCGGATCTTGGGCTGGACGCTGCACTACGTCATTGGCGTGGCGTTCGCGATGCTGCTGGTCATCACGGCGGGCACTCCCTGGCTGAGCGCCCCGACCCTGTGGCCGGCATTGGCTGTGGGCGCAGGTACGGTACTGGCGCCCCTGTGCCTGATGCAGCCTGCCATGGGCATGGGCTTTTTTGCTTCACGCACGCCCAGCCCCTGGCGCGCGCGGTTCAAGAGCCTGGTGAATCACCTGGTATTCGGTATCGGGATGTACGTGACGGCCTTGGCGCTGTAG
- a CDS encoding helix-turn-helix domain-containing protein, with product MDIADVARRTGVPSSTLRYYQKKGLLTARGEPGQRRQFSADVAQRLALIALGQSAGFSLDEISTLLVDMKVDRAQLLAKADELDSRIKTLQAMSKGLRHAAECPADDHLACPRFRRLMAVASARSARMKVSSRSVKAG from the coding sequence ATGGACATTGCAGATGTGGCGAGACGCACGGGCGTGCCGTCTTCGACGCTGCGTTATTACCAGAAGAAGGGACTGCTCACGGCGCGTGGCGAGCCCGGCCAACGCCGGCAGTTTTCGGCTGACGTGGCGCAAAGGCTCGCATTGATAGCGCTGGGCCAGTCCGCCGGTTTTTCGCTGGACGAAATCAGCACCCTGCTGGTGGACATGAAGGTCGACCGGGCGCAGCTGCTGGCGAAGGCCGATGAGCTCGACAGCCGGATCAAGACGTTGCAGGCCATGAGCAAAGGCTTGCGCCACGCGGCTGAGTGCCCTGCCGACGATCATCTGGCTTGCCCGAGGTTTCGCCGGTTGATGGCAGTGGCCTCAGCGAGGTCAGCACGCATGAAAGTATCGAGCCGCTCTGTGAAGGCCGGGTAG